GACTTATATCCTTTAACATTAAAGATGTACACGCACACGATTGTGCAAGTATATTAGATTCATATGGTATAGCTGTAAGATCTGGTCATCATTGTGCACAACCATTTATGAAGTATTTAAACCTTCCAGCAACATGTAGAGCTAGCTTTTATCTTTACAATACAAAAGATGAGATAGACAACTTTATAGACAACCTTAAGAATGTAAGGAGGTGGTTAGGCTATGGATCTTAGCGCAATTTATACAGAGTTAATCATGGAACACAATAACAATAATATAAACAAAAGATTTTTAGACAATCCAGATATTAGAGAAAGAGGACATAATCCAAACTGTGGAGATGATATAACGCTTGAAATAATGCTTAACAAAGACGTAATTAAAGACGCAGCTTACACAGGAAGTGGATGTGCTATATCTCAAGCCTCATCATCTATAATGATAGATTTAATAAAAGGTAAAACTATAAAAGAAGCTTTAAATTTAATCGAAACCTTCATCGGTATGATAAAAAAAGAAGTTACAAATGAAGAAGAACTTGAAAAACTTGAGG
The window above is part of the Tepidibacter aestuarii genome. Proteins encoded here:
- the sufU gene encoding Fe-S cluster assembly sulfur transfer protein SufU; protein product: MDLSAIYTELIMEHNNNNINKRFLDNPDIRERGHNPNCGDDITLEIMLNKDVIKDAAYTGSGCAISQASSSIMIDLIKGKTIKEALNLIETFIGMIKKEVTNEEELEKLEDAIALKNISNMPARVKCAVLAWHSLKEALNKVED